In one window of Chryseobacterium sp. JV274 DNA:
- a CDS encoding aminotransferase class IV, giving the protein MENQYFTSDELNVKNRAFLWGDSVKVSFFVRNGGLIMDEECYFFLMASMRKMRMNIPLTYTLEFFQTLFQKEIIESKGVKNGIINFQVFRNNDGVTLAKSSVSYFYEISEMTDILAVHERPLELDLIKEINVNNNLLSNIRVHCPENIYGAIYAQENDLDDVILLNPNKRIARTTAGNLLFLEGDIIKVPKQTEGAYISPLMENFVTFLHKNNLADIQEHEIIAFESQKAEEILMISEEKGIFSVAKIRNKTFENSRFSELVESWKKSFNQ; this is encoded by the coding sequence TTGGAAAATCAATATTTTACATCAGACGAGTTAAATGTAAAGAACAGAGCCTTCCTTTGGGGCGACTCAGTGAAAGTTTCTTTCTTTGTAAGAAATGGTGGATTGATCATGGACGAAGAATGCTATTTTTTCCTGATGGCTTCCATGAGAAAGATGAGAATGAATATTCCTCTGACTTACACCCTGGAATTTTTCCAGACACTTTTTCAAAAAGAAATTATTGAAAGTAAAGGAGTAAAGAACGGAATTATCAATTTCCAGGTGTTCAGGAATAATGACGGCGTAACATTGGCAAAATCTTCTGTTTCCTATTTTTACGAAATTTCAGAAATGACAGATATACTGGCAGTTCATGAAAGACCTTTAGAATTGGATCTGATTAAAGAAATTAACGTTAATAACAACCTTCTGAGCAATATCAGGGTTCACTGTCCGGAAAATATCTACGGAGCGATCTATGCTCAGGAAAATGACCTTGATGACGTTATTCTTCTGAATCCAAATAAAAGAATAGCACGTACTACTGCCGGAAATCTTCTTTTTTTAGAAGGTGACATTATCAAAGTGCCAAAGCAGACTGAAGGAGCTTACATTTCTCCTTTGATGGAAAATTTTGTTACTTTTTTACATAAAAATAACCTTGCTGATATTCAGGAACACGAGATTATTGCATTCGAGTCTCAGAAAGCTGAAGAGATTTTAATGATTTCTGAAGAGAAAGGTATATTTTCTGTAGCTAAGATAAGAAATAAGACTTTTGAAAACTCCCGTTTCTCAGAATTGGTAGAAAGCTGGAAGAAAAGTTTTAATCAATAA
- a CDS encoding START-like domain-containing protein, with the protein MAKHKVHYEFPMHCLSEILYEYLATAEGLSEWFADEVTEKGDDFFFSWGGGPAEKATLIRYKPEGFVRFRWEEDEGTKNFFEMTITIDDITEDLALNITDFCEEGDEEENAMYWENLIENLRIKLGAA; encoded by the coding sequence ATGGCGAAACATAAAGTCCATTACGAATTTCCAATGCACTGTTTATCAGAGATTTTATATGAATATCTGGCGACTGCAGAAGGATTGTCTGAATGGTTTGCGGATGAGGTAACAGAGAAAGGCGATGATTTCTTTTTTAGCTGGGGTGGAGGCCCTGCTGAGAAGGCTACTTTGATCAGATATAAGCCTGAAGGTTTCGTGCGTTTCAGATGGGAAGAAGATGAAGGAACAAAAAATTTCTTTGAAATGACTATCACAATTGATGATATTACAGAAGATCTGGCTTTAAATATTACAGATTTCTGTGAAGAAGGTGATGAAGAGGAAAATGCAATGTATTGGGAAAATCTTATTGAGAACCTGAGAATAAAACTGGGTGCGGCATAA
- a CDS encoding aspartate aminotransferase family protein yields the protein MQKDFFIYQAQTTKFAAGFEVEKAEGSYIYGTDGKRYLDFVAGVSANTLGHSHPKIVNAIKEQADKYLHVMVYGEYAQEKPIALCRLLAEATPDPLEVTYLVNSGAEAIDGSLKLAKRYTGREEIVSFKDSYHGNTHGALSVSGNETHKREFRPLLPMVSFIEFNNEKDFDKITEKTACVILETIQGAAGFLVPANDYLIKLKRRCEDVGALLILDEIQPGFGRTGKLFSFEHFGIVPDILVMGKGMGGGVPVGAFMSSREIMESLSHSPKLGHITTFGGNPLIAAASYATLKEVLDSGLMNEVEKKEKLFRELLVHPKIKNINGKGLMLAVNLGTPEYTLEVAKKCMENGLVVFWQLYRNEYLRISPPLTLSENEIREGCQIILDILNEN from the coding sequence ATGCAAAAAGATTTTTTTATATATCAGGCTCAAACCACAAAATTTGCTGCAGGTTTTGAAGTTGAAAAAGCAGAAGGAAGCTATATTTATGGTACAGACGGGAAAAGATATCTTGACTTTGTAGCAGGAGTTTCTGCCAATACGCTGGGGCATTCACATCCTAAGATTGTGAATGCAATCAAAGAACAGGCAGATAAATACCTTCATGTAATGGTGTATGGAGAATATGCGCAGGAAAAACCTATAGCGCTATGCAGACTGCTGGCGGAAGCTACTCCGGATCCATTAGAAGTTACCTATCTTGTAAACAGTGGTGCTGAGGCTATTGATGGAAGCTTGAAGCTGGCAAAACGATATACAGGCAGAGAAGAAATTGTTTCCTTTAAAGACTCGTATCACGGAAATACCCATGGTGCTTTGAGTGTTTCAGGAAATGAAACTCATAAAAGAGAATTCCGTCCCTTATTACCGATGGTTTCTTTCATTGAATTTAATAATGAAAAAGATTTCGATAAGATTACTGAGAAAACAGCATGTGTCATCCTTGAAACCATTCAGGGAGCCGCTGGATTTCTGGTTCCTGCTAACGACTATCTGATCAAACTGAAGAGAAGATGTGAAGACGTAGGTGCTCTTTTGATTTTAGATGAAATTCAACCCGGATTTGGAAGAACAGGGAAACTATTTTCTTTCGAACACTTTGGAATCGTTCCTGATATCCTGGTGATGGGGAAAGGAATGGGAGGAGGAGTTCCTGTAGGAGCTTTTATGAGTTCCAGAGAAATTATGGAAAGCTTATCACATTCACCAAAGCTTGGGCATATTACTACTTTTGGCGGAAATCCATTGATTGCAGCGGCAAGTTACGCTACTTTAAAGGAAGTGCTGGACAGCGGGCTTATGAATGAAGTGGAAAAAAAAGAAAAATTGTTCAGAGAACTTTTAGTTCATCCTAAAATTAAAAATATTAATGGTAAAGGCTTAATGCTTGCCGTGAATCTCGGAACTCCAGAATATACACTGGAAGTGGCCAAAAAATGTATGGAAAACGGACTTGTTGTTTTCTGGCAGCTGTACAGAAATGAATACCTGAGAATCTCACCACCTCTTACATTATCTGAAAATGAAATCAGAGAAGGATGTCAGATTATTCTTGATATACTGAACGAAAATTAA
- a CDS encoding N-acetylmuramoyl-L-alanine amidase: MKGITLLALSIFSTAFLSFSPINKKYIVIDAGHGGNDFGATHGEIREKNISLSVAKEIQKINESQNKYQIVLTRDSDSYPTLSERTDQINKLNPEMVISLHVNTSPEKERSDNGFEVYTQNSDVSKELAGKIYKKFNARKISESNLHILRETKAPAVLVELGFINNSENRNYITSEKGQKEIAQKFVEIINEY, from the coding sequence ATGAAAGGTATTACATTACTTGCTTTATCAATATTTTCTACCGCATTTTTATCATTTAGCCCAATTAACAAAAAATACATTGTCATAGATGCCGGTCATGGTGGAAATGATTTTGGGGCTACACATGGTGAAATTCGTGAAAAAAATATCTCATTAAGTGTTGCTAAGGAAATCCAGAAGATCAATGAAAGCCAGAATAAATATCAAATCGTTCTGACAAGGGATTCTGACAGTTATCCTACTCTTTCCGAAAGAACAGATCAGATCAATAAACTTAATCCTGAAATGGTTATTTCACTCCATGTCAATACGTCTCCTGAAAAAGAGAGATCTGATAACGGATTTGAAGTGTATACTCAGAATTCTGATGTTTCAAAGGAATTAGCCGGAAAAATTTACAAGAAATTCAATGCCCGTAAAATATCGGAGAGTAATCTTCATATTTTAAGAGAAACGAAAGCACCTGCCGTATTGGTAGAACTTGGATTCATCAATAATTCTGAAAACAGAAATTATATAACGAGTGAAAAAGGGCAAAAAGAAATCGCACAGAAATTTGTTGAAATCATCAACGAATACTAA